The sequence ATGTATAATAATCTCATTTtatttcatactcgtacaatattaATTTAACTTTTAAGGAAATGTAAAGAGAAATAATTCAATATTATTtatctttaaattttttttttttttttttttttttttttttttttttttttgggtaatggGTATTTTCCCGGTAAATTTTATTATATCACAAAAAATGTTACAATACAAAGTAAAGCGCTAAGAACCCAAATAAGGCGCGCTCACAGCAACAAGCCAGGCGATATAACATATTTTAATAACGACATTAAAAAATTAGAAAGCATCCGTAGAAAATTCATGTGGAACTCTTTTGACAAGAAGGGGGTATGCTGGACTAGTTGGAAGAAAACAATGACGGATAAAAAATTTGGGGGTCTTGGGATTGGTAGTTCCAGGACGAAAAATATTAACCTTCTATGTAAGTGGTGGTGGAGATTCAAAGTAAAAAAAAACGTTATATGGCGAGATATAATATGTTCTATATATGCAGAAAATTGATGTCTTAATCACAATGATTGCAAATCCATCAGGAACCAAATACGAAAAAGCATCTGGAGCATTGGGCTGGAGATGGAAAAACTTAACATCACCTTTATATCCTCTTTTATTCGTAAAATAGGATCATGTTGTGAAACGAATTTCTGGACAGATCATTGGTTACCAAATGCTTCTGACTTCCTGAAAGTTTCGTTCCCAAGGCTTTTTGCAAAAGAAACAAACAAGCTGGTTACTATGGTAGAGCTTTCATCAAATGGCCCGAATGGTGTGACTGAAATTGGAGCTTGAACTCGGTTATTCGAGGAAGAACTAAAGACGAATTAGACAACCTGGAATCGGCTATTGCAAGTTTCCCTCCTCTTTCAAAATCTATAGACTCATGGCGTTGAATCTCAGCACAAACGGTATTTTTTCTGTTAAAAAACTCTCTTCGGTTTATGATCAGGTGTATCTTGGGTCAATTGGGAACGTTGCGGTTAGCAAATGGCTATCTTGCCTTCCAAAGAAGGTAAACGTTTTTATGTGGAGATTAAGTTTAAACAACCTCCCTCTAAGACAAAATCTAAAAAACCGTGGGATTGAGATAGTCTCGGATGTCTGCCCTTTTTGTAATATTGGTCAAGAAAATGGGGATTGTGTCTTCACAAGATGCAGATTCATAACTCCAATATGGAGAAGCTTTCATGACTGGTGGGGTAACGCAGGTCTGATTCCGAATGGTGTTCTCAATGCCTATAGCGCAGCAACCTACACATCCGGATCAAGCTTAACTGATATGGTTAATCTTGCAACAAGGTATTTTCTTATATGGCGATATGGAAATGGAGAAATAAGCTTGTCCATGGATCTCCTAATCAACGAGCTTCCATTTTAAATGAAGATATTATGGTAAGTGTGAAGGTTTTATCTCATCTTTGGATATCAAAACGCAGCAAAGGCGTCGAGCAAACTTTTGAAGATTGGAAGAACAAGCCGCTGGGATAATCTGGATCTTTTGAGATTTAGGAGTTTTTTATATGTTTCTTCCTCCTGGAGTTGTAGAGATGGTTCTCACTTATCTGCTGCGTCCTTATTTCGTTTTGATTTGCGTTTGTTCTTAAATTGCTTCTTGGTTTGCGTTGATCAGGCTCACTTCTTGTGGGGCTTGGAGTTGTATTTTCATTTCTTTTGGTGTTTAATGAAATtttagcttttaaaaaaaaaaaatttaataataaaataataacaaaaaaaacGACATCAAAAATTTGTTTAAGTTAAAGACATACGTGAATTCTTATCAATTTATTTATCACACAAATCGTGCCCCTAAATATACTAATAAAATAAGATAAGATCAAATTACCCTCTAACGACATGTCAAAAGTTTCCCCACACGTTTTCTTTTCTTTGTTCCTTTACGTACGCACTttcatgaaatataaaataaaattgtgccactaaaatactccgtataatttaatGACAATAATATAAAACGCCACTAAATTATATTTAAAAACACAAAATATAAGGTGCCTCTAAAATATATGTTAATATAATTATTcttattttttgtaaaaatattaatatggatatatataataGAACTGAGGTTCCGGTatggggagtgatatgtacacaattcacttttgttatgtacacaatcatggtgctttacagtgttgtatagtacaacactgtaaagcatcatagttgtgtacataacaaaagtgGGTtgtgtaggatcgtgtaaacaggattatACGATCAAATCTTCAATAACGAGTGCGGATTAACTCGTTATTGGGTTTAGTAATCAAAACACAATTAAAACTTATGATCTTAGTAAAGTAATCGACTTTAGAACGACTAAGATTGATCAAACCAAGTGCTAGGGTTGCTGGGAATCGGTTAGAACGTTTAAAGGTGTTTAGGATTCGTAACCTTAACAATGAACCCGAAATTCTCATTATATACACACAGCACgtgtaaccgtacggttgcaccttgcaaccgtgcggttgcccaGTCTACCCATACGGTTGCAtacctgcaaccgtgcggttgcattccaACAGTGAAAGTTAAACGTTAAAGCATTTCAACGTGATCGTAATGAACTCCGGGACTataatgcaccaacaaactcccccaggTCCCAATTCATTTTCTTAAATAACAAAATATACTTTCACATGCAAAAGACAAATAACCACGCAATCAAACAAATTCACTAACAGAAAATTAAAACATTTACGTCATGTTATTACATCCATATCgaaataaaatgaaaaataaaacGTTCAAGTCCAcagttcacaaaatcaaattaaaaAGATAGACATTTAAGCATGAATATCAAACGCATAGCATCTGCGAATAGCCCGATTGAACTGAATAGCCTGCTCCGTATTAGGCAACTCATGAAAGATTGGGTGTCTCAGCAACACCTTGATATCTTCCTTACACAGATTTCTGAAACACCTCGGATCGATAATCCGAATATGGTCTAAGCTATCACCAGGATTATACAGCAAAATAACCGCTTCTTCAGTTCGCCCATCATAATACCACCATCGAAAACGATCACCAAAATTCTGTGGCATTTTACGAACTGGTGCATACTTCATAGTCTTGCACGCTTATACTTAACCACTCGAACCATGTTTCCCGTAACTTGATTGGTACGATATGAAACTTTCGAAAACTGCGGCTATAACACAGACCAACCGTACTTGAACTCTTTCTTTATTTTGAACTGCATCCACTCACCCCAACCATCTGTTTCCCAGTACAACAACTGTAAGCGAGCCAGTTCCATCATCTCAAAATATGGTAACGTTTTGAGATCGACGGCATGCTTGAAATAATCTACTCCATTTTCCCTTCTAACAGCAAAACAATTAAAATCTTTCAAATATGCCCAACTGAGAATCTTTCCTCCAATAACCTTTCCCGTTCGATCATAATATAACTTGTATTTTGGTTCCAATAGTACCTTCTTGAACCACGTCTTCGTACAAGAATTATGATATTCCCTCCATTCACGATTCTTCTATTTATTAACTGTCTAAAGATTCTCACTTTCTTTGTTAACACCTGAAGACTCACCTTCTTCAGCAGTTCGCTTCTCATCCACATTACGATTCAAAACTTCATCACTTTTTTGTTTGAATAGATTAGCAAACTCTGGTAAGTCATCTTCATCAACACTATTTCCAACATTCTCATCATCAGAAGCATCTTCAATGATGACTTCTTTAGCACTATCATCACATGTATGTCTATTTGCACGTGTACCAGCAGTATTCAGAGATTTCTCCGCCGCAATCAATTGATCAACCTCTATACCGAACATTCTAGCTATCTCTTTATCTGTCATTGTATGTACAATTTCCCCTTCCTCCACATCGTAGTTCAGCGAGCTAATCACTGTACCTTGATTGTCCAAGAAATATGTTAACTTATGAATATCAACAGACAGAGGTTTAGGAAAATGTACCTCCTAGATCTGACTTACCTTCTCAGTCCCCTCAGATGAAGGGTCTGAAGAAAATTCGCTTTCGGTGGACAGGAGATCATCATCTATATGCTCCATTTTCAAACGAATTGTCTCGTCTTGGCATCAGCCTCCAACTTCCCTTTAAACTTTCGATCACGACGATCTAAACGTCTAATCCTTTTAGCCTGTTTCTCCGTCAACTTCTTAAGTTCAGCCGCCTCCTTCTTTGATTTCGCTAGCTCAGAGGTTAAGGAGTCAACTTTGGCTTGTAACTCATTCAACACTTTCTTCTTCTCCTTATTCTTCTTTGATATATCATCAACTTTATTAACCGGACTGAGCACAGTGGCCTGAAGAGTCACAAAGGCAGGATCCACAGTCGCAAGAGTCAATGAACTACCCGCCTGAGTAGAAGCAgcgggtggtggtggagcttgttgAGTTGGTTGTGTAGGTGGCACCGGAGGAGTCTGAGTTTGTTGAGTTGCAATTGGAATAGCAGAAGCACCACCCGAAGAATCAACAATCCGTCTAACATGACGTCTCTTCCTCTTCGGCCTTCTCAACGGTTCATCCTCAGCAACCTCTTTTCGCTTTAAAGACATCAATAACTCACCACCTTCCGTTACCTCATCCTCTAAACTGAAATTCTCTAATTCATCAGCAGTTCGACCAGAATGAGAACCAACCTCTACAACCTCATCTTCATCATCCGACTCAGTAAGAACCGGAGCGATATCTTCCTTACCTAAATCACCATCATCATTTCTCCACATCCTCGGATTATGACCTACATAGTCAGCTTTCAACAAGTGTCCAAACAACGGATGGTTTGGTGGAGCCTGCttacccttgtaattgatcatatACCTCACCAATTCATTTGTCATCACATTCAGCTTGATAAGGTCCGAATCCTCCTTGACAAGTTCATTATGTTGAGAATTGATAGCAAGCTGGAGAAATCGTGGATAAAGAAGATAAGGATCGGACTTGAACTTGAAGTTTTCGATCATGTAATCGAATATAACCCCAGAGAAATTAAACGGAAGATTCAGAATCAAAGCCACCATCATAGATTGCATCACGAAATTCAATTCATCGTGGCCCTCTCTCCTTGAGCTCAAACAGTGAACAATAACATGCGCCAAGTATCTAAAAGTCGGACAAAAACCCGACTTCAGCACCTTTGACTTTGTCAAATCCCTAGAATACTTGCATCTCTGAAGACAGCCTTTGACTAGTTCCATATTCAGTCTTGTTTTCATGTCCGCTGCATCATGGAAATTTAACAACCTCCTGATATGACCTTCAGTAACAAAAATGGGCTTACCTTGAACAAcacttttagaacatcaactcgacGTTCACCATCCATAGTCTTAGACAACGTAGTATTATTCCAAAACTCACGCTGATGTGAAACATAAGCTGGCATATCAATAGAGATATCAGTGTAGATGCGAGATCGCTCAAGAAACTCCATGATCCCATGATAGTCAGCTAAATAATCAATCTTGTTCAAATTAGCGAGCATGTTGTTGTTGGGTCCC comes from Rutidosis leptorrhynchoides isolate AG116_Rl617_1_P2 chromosome 4, CSIRO_AGI_Rlap_v1, whole genome shotgun sequence and encodes:
- the LOC139842490 gene encoding uncharacterized protein is translated as MALNLSTNGIFSVKKLSSVYDQVYLGSIGNVAVSKWLSCLPKKVNVFMWRLSLNNLPLRQNLKNRGIEIVSDVCPFCNIGQENGDCVFTRCRFITPIWRSFHDWWGNAGLIPNGVLNAYSAATYTSGSSLTDMVNLATRYFLIWRYGNGEISLSMDLLINELPF